One Pseudomonas tolaasii NCPPB 2192 genomic window carries:
- a CDS encoding putative 2-aminoethylphosphonate ABC transporter substrate-binding protein, producing MFKPQALVAAVLTAFSLNAFAKTELTVYTALEAEQLKTYKQAFEKANPDVEIKWVRDSTGIITAKLLAEKDRPQADVVWGLAASSLAILDQQGMLDNYAPKDLDKIGKNYRDAANPPAWVGMDVWAATICFNTVEAEKQGLTKPVSWQDLTKPEYKGKIVMPNPASSGTGFLDVSAWLQTFGEKQGWQYMDDLHQNIGQYVHSGSKPCKLAASGEFPIGISFEYPAVQLKRQGAPLDIILPKEGLGWDIEATAVIKGTAHADAAKKLADFSASPAAMELYKDNFAVLAQPGIAKPQTELPADYEQRLIKNDFAWASKNRDSILTEWRKRYDGKSEKAAGQ from the coding sequence ATGTTCAAGCCCCAGGCGCTGGTCGCTGCGGTACTCACTGCATTCAGCCTGAATGCCTTCGCCAAGACCGAGCTGACCGTGTACACGGCCCTCGAAGCCGAGCAGTTGAAAACCTACAAACAGGCTTTCGAAAAGGCCAACCCGGACGTTGAGATCAAGTGGGTGCGCGATTCCACCGGCATCATCACCGCCAAGCTGCTGGCCGAAAAAGACCGCCCGCAAGCCGACGTGGTCTGGGGCCTGGCCGCCTCTAGCCTGGCGATCCTCGACCAGCAAGGCATGCTCGACAACTACGCACCGAAGGACCTGGACAAGATCGGCAAGAACTACCGCGACGCCGCCAACCCACCGGCCTGGGTCGGCATGGACGTGTGGGCCGCGACCATTTGCTTTAACACCGTCGAAGCCGAGAAGCAGGGCCTGACCAAGCCGGTGAGCTGGCAGGACCTGACCAAGCCTGAGTACAAGGGCAAGATCGTAATGCCGAACCCAGCCTCGTCCGGCACCGGTTTCCTTGATGTGAGCGCCTGGCTGCAAACCTTCGGCGAGAAGCAGGGCTGGCAGTACATGGACGACCTGCACCAGAACATCGGCCAGTACGTTCACTCCGGCTCCAAGCCGTGCAAGCTGGCGGCGTCGGGTGAATTCCCGATTGGTATTTCCTTCGAATACCCGGCCGTGCAGTTGAAGCGTCAGGGCGCGCCGCTGGACATCATCCTGCCGAAAGAAGGCCTGGGCTGGGACATCGAAGCCACCGCCGTGATCAAGGGCACTGCCCACGCCGACGCGGCGAAAAAACTCGCTGACTTCTCCGCCAGCCCCGCTGCGATGGAGCTGTACAAGGACAACTTCGCCGTCCTCGCCCAGCCGGGCATTGCCAAGCCGCAGACCGAATTGCCGGCTGACTACGAGCAACGGTTGATCAAGAACGACTTTGCCTGGGCGTCGAAGAACCGCGACAGCATCCTGACCGAGTGGCGCAAGCGCTATGACGGCAAGTCAGAAAAAGCGGCCGGTCAATAA
- a CDS encoding haloacid dehalogenase-like hydrolase, whose protein sequence is MLAAAFCLGLASQAFAATELKHWPAPAAEQLNKMIAANANKGNFAVFDMDNTSYRYDLEESLLPYLENKGLITRDTMDPSLKLIPFKDTADHKESLFSYYYRLCEVDDMVCYPWVAQIFSGFTLKELKGYVDEMMASGKPVPVTYYEGDVVKTSEVQPPKVFTGQAELFNKLMENGIEVYVMTAASEELVRMVAADPKYGYNVKPQNVIGVSTLLKDRKTGELTTARKQIAAGKYDEKANLGLELTPYLWTPATWMAGKHAAILTYIDEWKKPVIVGGDTPSSDGYMLFHDVDVAKGGIHLWINRKDKYMTQLNGMMAKHAAAQAKEGLPVTADKNWVIVKPDEIQ, encoded by the coding sequence ATGCTTGCCGCCGCCTTCTGCCTTGGCCTCGCCAGCCAGGCCTTTGCTGCCACCGAGTTGAAGCACTGGCCGGCGCCTGCCGCCGAGCAACTGAACAAGATGATTGCCGCGAATGCCAACAAAGGTAACTTCGCGGTGTTCGACATGGACAACACCAGCTATCGCTACGACCTCGAAGAGTCGCTGCTGCCCTACCTGGAAAACAAGGGCCTGATCACCCGCGACACCATGGACCCGTCCCTCAAGCTGATCCCGTTCAAAGACACCGCCGACCACAAGGAAAGCCTGTTCAGCTACTACTACCGCTTGTGCGAAGTCGACGACATGGTCTGCTATCCGTGGGTGGCGCAGATTTTCTCCGGCTTCACCCTCAAGGAACTCAAGGGTTATGTTGACGAGATGATGGCCTCCGGCAAGCCCGTGCCCGTGACCTATTACGAAGGTGATGTGGTGAAAACCTCCGAGGTGCAGCCGCCGAAAGTCTTCACCGGCCAGGCCGAGCTGTTCAACAAGCTGATGGAAAACGGCATTGAGGTGTACGTGATGACCGCCGCCTCGGAAGAGCTGGTGCGCATGGTCGCGGCCGATCCGAAGTACGGCTACAACGTCAAACCGCAGAACGTCATCGGCGTGAGCACCTTGCTCAAGGACCGCAAGACCGGCGAGCTGACCACCGCGCGCAAGCAAATCGCCGCCGGCAAGTATGACGAGAAGGCCAACCTTGGCCTGGAACTGACCCCTTACCTGTGGACCCCGGCGACCTGGATGGCCGGTAAGCACGCGGCGATCCTGACCTATATCGACGAATGGAAAAAACCGGTGATCGTGGGGGGGGACACCCCAAGCAGCGACGGCTACATGCTGTTCCACGATGTGGACGTGGCCAAGGGCGGCATTCACTTGTGGATCAACCGCAAGGACAAGTACATGACACAGTTGAACGGCATGATGGCCAAACACGCAGCTGCGCAGGCCAAAGAGGGGCTGCCGGTGACCGCGGACAAGAACTGGGTGATCGTGAAGCCGGACGAAATCCAGTAA
- a CDS encoding dihydrofolate reductase — protein sequence MKKTLPLSLIAALGENRVIGVDNSMPWHLPGDFKYFKATTLGKPIIMGRKTWDSLGRPLPGRLNLVVSRQTDLALEGAEVFPSLEAAVERAEEWALAQGADELMLIGGAQLYAQGLEQADRLYLTRVALSPEGDAWFPEFDLGQWKLVSNLENPAEGDKPAYNFEVWEKA from the coding sequence ATGAAAAAAACTCTCCCTTTAAGCCTGATCGCAGCCCTCGGTGAAAACCGTGTGATCGGCGTCGACAACAGCATGCCCTGGCATTTGCCGGGGGATTTCAAATATTTCAAGGCCACCACGCTCGGCAAGCCGATCATCATGGGGCGCAAGACCTGGGATTCCCTGGGCCGACCGCTGCCGGGGCGCCTGAACCTTGTGGTCAGCCGTCAGACCGATTTGGCGCTGGAAGGTGCGGAAGTTTTTCCGTCACTGGAGGCCGCCGTGGAACGCGCTGAAGAGTGGGCATTGGCTCAGGGCGCGGATGAGCTGATGCTGATCGGCGGTGCGCAGTTGTATGCCCAGGGGCTGGAGCAGGCGGATCGCCTGTATTTGACGCGGGTGGCGTTGAGTCCGGAAGGGGATGCGTGGTTTCCGGAGTTTGATTTGGGCCAGTGGAAGCTGGTGTCGAACCTGGAGAATCCAGCAGAAGGCGACAAGCCTGCGTACAACTTCGAAGTGTGGGAAAAGGCTTAA
- a CDS encoding TIGR03364 family FAD-dependent oxidoreductase gives MSSDLLIVGAGILGLSHAFAAAKRGLKVKVFERSATPLGASVRNFGQALVTGQPPGPMLDLARESRDIWGHWAHAAGLQLKRNGSYLFARTEAEEHLLEAFCAGRAQEHGYNVELLQGAAMKDLYGGQFRHHRAALHGKDDQQLYSREAIPALINYLAQTLNVEFYFSTLVRDVEPGQLHSTAGSFRGEQIIVCSGHDYQTLLAGAMAELNPSICRLQMLRARPTVNLNLQHALLTGLSCVHYGAFADLPEAAPVQAQILREAPHLHEHGIHLLISPTPHGELIIGDSHDYGSDASPFNAEQVDDWMIELAEQTLGCKIQVVERWQGIYGSRGPGPFSFLRAAPGVSAALMHTGVGMSVGPALAERNITTLWGDAR, from the coding sequence ATGAGTAGTGATCTGTTAATTGTGGGCGCAGGCATTCTTGGCCTGTCCCACGCCTTTGCGGCCGCCAAACGCGGCCTCAAGGTCAAGGTTTTCGAACGCAGCGCCACGCCACTCGGCGCTTCTGTGCGCAACTTCGGCCAGGCGCTGGTCACTGGCCAACCGCCGGGACCGATGCTTGACCTGGCGCGGGAAAGCCGCGACATCTGGGGCCATTGGGCGCACGCCGCCGGGTTGCAACTCAAGCGCAACGGCTCTTACCTGTTCGCACGCACCGAAGCTGAAGAACACTTGCTGGAAGCCTTCTGCGCCGGTCGCGCGCAGGAACACGGCTACAACGTCGAGCTGCTCCAAGGCGCGGCCATGAAGGATCTGTATGGCGGCCAATTCCGTCATCACCGCGCGGCGCTGCACGGCAAGGACGATCAGCAATTGTATTCGCGCGAGGCGATCCCGGCGTTGATCAACTACCTGGCGCAAACACTGAACGTGGAGTTTTACTTCTCCACCCTGGTGCGCGACGTCGAGCCCGGCCAGCTGCACAGCACGGCGGGGAGCTTTCGCGGCGAGCAAATCATTGTCTGCTCCGGCCACGACTACCAAACCTTGCTGGCGGGCGCGATGGCCGAACTCAACCCGAGTATTTGCCGCCTGCAAATGCTGCGTGCGCGGCCGACCGTCAACCTGAACCTGCAACACGCTTTGCTTACCGGCCTCAGTTGCGTGCATTACGGCGCCTTTGCCGACCTGCCGGAAGCTGCGCCGGTGCAGGCGCAGATCCTGCGTGAAGCACCGCACCTGCATGAACACGGCATTCACCTGCTCATCAGCCCGACGCCCCATGGCGAGCTGATCATCGGCGATTCCCACGACTACGGCAGCGATGCCTCGCCGTTCAACGCCGAGCAGGTCGATGACTGGATGATTGAACTGGCCGAACAGACTCTGGGCTGCAAGATCCAGGTGGTGGAGCGCTGGCAGGGCATTTACGGCTCGCGCGGGCCGGGGCCGTTTTCCTTTCTGCGCGCCGCGCCTGGTGTGAGCGCTGCCTTGATGCACACCGGCGTCGGCATGAGCGTCGGCCCGGCGCTGGCCGAACGAAATATCACAACCTTGTGGGGAGACGCGCGATGA
- a CDS encoding DUF2868 domain-containing protein, which produces MTALNPLQTLWLTETVRLREEHAGPLEDLEANRLARTAGGDLPARIQHRALHLAERDGLTAALTRWLQGARLALVLLAIVAVVSGAGLAFAALGNGVTPVNVFWALGSLLGLNLILLISWALGLLFAGEHGASLGRLWLWLSEKFARDAKAAQLAPALLLLLQRQRLNRWAVGVLVNSLWLLALLSAMVILLTLLATRRYGFVWETTILGADTFVAVTQAFGSLPALLGFNVPTVEMIRASGDSALNIESARQAWAAWLVGVLLVYGILPRLILALLCLWRWKRGRAALRLDLNLPGYSQLRERLMPSSERLGVNDAAPEQLHPVTGGVSELESDGALLVAIELDDQHPWPPKLPASVKNAGVLDSRESRNKLLEQLTRFPPARLAIACDPRRSPDRGSLALIAELARSASATRVWLLQAPPGQALDAERLGDWHTALQQLELPFADCAPLNWLETGHD; this is translated from the coding sequence GTGACTGCACTGAACCCGCTGCAAACACTTTGGCTGACCGAAACCGTGCGTCTGCGTGAAGAACACGCAGGCCCCTTGGAAGACCTGGAAGCCAACCGCCTGGCCCGCACGGCCGGTGGCGACTTGCCAGCGCGCATTCAGCACCGCGCCCTGCACCTGGCCGAGCGCGACGGCCTGACCGCCGCCCTCACCCGCTGGCTGCAAGGCGCGCGCCTGGCGCTGGTGCTGCTGGCAATCGTCGCGGTGGTCAGCGGCGCCGGGCTGGCCTTTGCCGCCTTGGGCAACGGCGTGACGCCGGTAAACGTGTTCTGGGCGCTCGGCAGCCTGCTCGGCTTGAACCTGATCCTGCTGATCAGTTGGGCGCTGGGCCTGCTGTTTGCCGGGGAACACGGCGCCAGCCTGGGGCGTCTGTGGCTGTGGCTCAGCGAAAAATTCGCCCGCGACGCCAAGGCCGCGCAGCTGGCGCCGGCGTTGTTGCTGCTGTTGCAGCGCCAGAGACTCAACCGCTGGGCCGTCGGCGTGCTGGTCAACAGCCTGTGGTTGCTGGCCTTGCTCAGCGCCATGGTGATTCTTCTTACGCTGCTCGCCACCCGCCGCTACGGCTTTGTGTGGGAAACCACCATCCTCGGCGCCGATACCTTTGTCGCCGTCACCCAAGCCTTCGGCAGCCTGCCCGCCTTGCTGGGCTTTAATGTGCCGACCGTCGAGATGATCCGCGCCAGCGGTGATTCCGCCCTGAATATCGAAAGCGCCCGTCAGGCCTGGGCCGCGTGGCTGGTGGGGGTGCTGCTGGTCTACGGCATCCTGCCGAGGTTGATCCTCGCCCTGCTGTGCCTGTGGCGCTGGAAACGCGGGCGTGCGGCCTTGCGTCTGGACCTGAACCTGCCCGGCTATAGCCAACTGCGCGAACGTTTGATGCCCAGCAGCGAGCGCCTTGGGGTCAACGATGCAGCCCCCGAACAGCTGCACCCCGTGACCGGCGGCGTCAGCGAACTGGAAAGCGACGGCGCGCTGCTGGTGGCCATCGAGCTGGACGACCAGCACCCATGGCCGCCCAAACTGCCCGCCAGCGTAAAAAACGCTGGCGTCCTCGACAGCCGCGAATCGCGCAACAAACTGCTGGAACAACTTACCCGCTTCCCACCCGCGCGCCTGGCCATCGCCTGCGACCCGCGCCGCTCGCCGGACCGCGGCAGCCTGGCGCTGATCGCCGAACTCGCGCGCAGCGCCTCCGCCACCCGCGTATGGCTGCTGCAAGCCCCGCCCGGTCAGGCGCTCGACGCCGAACGCCTCGGCGACTGGCACACCGCGCTGCAACAGCTGGAATTGCCTTTCGCCGACTGCGCGCCGCTGAACTGGCTGGAGACCGGTCATGACTAA
- a CDS encoding phosphonate degradation HD-domain oxygenase: protein MNPEQAIAEVFGLYEQHGKADYIGEPVSQIEHMSQAAQLAMAEGFDDEVVLAAFFHDIGHICGEGGENMGGYGVVSHERLGADYLRRAGFSERMAKLVEYHVQAKRYLTFSQPDYYARLSEASRRTLAYQGGVMSAEEARAFEQDPLCAVSLRMRHWDEQAKEMHVPVLDLEVLKAKACALLRLSIRSLDSY from the coding sequence ATGAACCCGGAACAGGCGATTGCCGAGGTTTTCGGCTTGTATGAACAGCACGGCAAGGCCGATTACATCGGCGAACCGGTGTCGCAGATCGAGCACATGTCCCAGGCGGCGCAGTTGGCGATGGCCGAAGGCTTTGATGATGAAGTGGTGCTGGCGGCGTTCTTCCACGATATCGGGCACATCTGCGGGGAAGGCGGCGAGAACATGGGCGGCTATGGCGTGGTCAGCCACGAGCGGCTGGGCGCCGATTACCTGCGTCGTGCAGGTTTCAGCGAGCGCATGGCCAAGCTGGTGGAATATCACGTTCAAGCCAAGCGCTATCTGACGTTCAGCCAACCCGACTACTACGCACGCTTGAGCGAAGCCAGCCGTCGTACCCTGGCGTATCAGGGCGGCGTGATGAGTGCCGAGGAAGCTCGCGCGTTTGAACAGGACCCGCTGTGCGCCGTGAGCTTGCGCATGCGCCATTGGGACGAACAGGCCAAGGAAATGCATGTGCCGGTGCTGGATTTGGAAGTGCTCAAGGCCAAAGCCTGCGCGCTGTTGCGGCTGTCAATCAGGTCGCTGGATTCTTACTGA
- a CDS encoding L-cystine transporter — MNLPLILNVLVFVALLLGLAQTRHTNWSLAKKVLFALVLGVVFGTVLHTIYGDGNPVLKASIGWFDLVGNGYVQLLQMIVIPLVFASILSAVARLHNASSLGKISFLTIGTLLFTTAIAALIGIGLTNLFGLTAEGLVAGTQEMARLQVIQSDYAGKVADLNIPQLLLSFVPANPFADLARAKPTSIISVVIFAAFLGVAALQLLKDDVEKGQKVLNAIDTLQAWVMRLVRLVMKLTPYGVLALMTKVVAGSNLQDIIKLGSFVVVSYLALGLMFVVHGLLLSLAGINPLRFFRKVWPVLTFAFTSRSSAAAIPLSIEAQTRRLGIPQSIAGFAASFGATIGQNGCAGLYPAMLAVMVAPTVGINPLDPIWIATLVAIVTLSSAGVAGVGGGATFAALIVLPAMGLPVSLVALLISVEPLIDMGRTALNVNGSMTAGAITSQVMGQTDKALLNADEHAELAQV, encoded by the coding sequence ATGAATCTGCCTCTGATTCTCAACGTATTGGTGTTCGTGGCCCTGTTGCTGGGCCTGGCACAAACCCGTCACACAAACTGGAGCCTCGCCAAGAAGGTTTTGTTCGCCCTCGTCCTCGGCGTGGTGTTCGGTACGGTGCTGCACACGATCTACGGCGACGGCAACCCCGTGCTCAAGGCTTCCATCGGCTGGTTCGATCTGGTGGGCAACGGTTACGTGCAGTTGCTGCAAATGATCGTGATCCCGCTGGTATTTGCCTCGATCCTCAGCGCCGTGGCACGTCTGCACAATGCATCGTCCCTGGGCAAAATCAGCTTCCTGACCATCGGCACGCTGCTGTTCACCACCGCGATTGCGGCACTGATCGGCATCGGCCTGACCAACCTGTTCGGCCTCACCGCCGAAGGGCTGGTGGCCGGTACCCAGGAAATGGCGCGCCTGCAGGTGATCCAGAGTGATTACGCGGGCAAGGTCGCCGACCTGAATATCCCGCAATTGCTGCTGTCGTTCGTTCCGGCCAACCCGTTCGCCGACCTGGCGCGCGCCAAGCCGACGTCGATCATCAGCGTGGTGATTTTCGCCGCCTTCCTGGGGGTTGCCGCGCTGCAATTGCTCAAGGATGACGTGGAAAAGGGCCAGAAAGTGCTCAACGCCATCGACACCCTGCAAGCCTGGGTGATGCGCCTGGTGCGCCTGGTGATGAAGCTCACGCCCTACGGTGTCCTGGCGCTGATGACCAAAGTGGTCGCCGGCTCCAACCTGCAAGACATCATCAAGCTCGGCAGTTTTGTGGTGGTGTCCTACCTCGCCCTGGGCCTGATGTTTGTGGTGCACGGCTTGCTGCTGTCGCTGGCCGGGATCAACCCGCTGCGGTTCTTCCGCAAGGTGTGGCCGGTGCTGACCTTTGCCTTTACCAGTCGCTCCAGCGCGGCGGCGATCCCGCTGAGTATTGAAGCGCAGACCCGCCGCCTCGGCATCCCGCAATCCATCGCCGGTTTCGCCGCCTCGTTCGGCGCCACCATCGGCCAGAACGGTTGTGCCGGGCTTTACCCGGCGATGCTGGCGGTGATGGTCGCGCCGACCGTGGGTATCAACCCGCTGGATCCAATCTGGATTGCGACCCTGGTAGCGATTGTGACCTTGAGTTCGGCAGGCGTGGCGGGGGTGGGCGGCGGTGCAACCTTTGCCGCGCTGATCGTGCTGCCGGCGATGGGCTTGCCGGTGTCACTGGTGGCGTTGTTGATTTCCGTGGAGCCGCTGATCGACATGGGCCGCACGGCGCTGAACGTAAATGGTTCGATGACGGCGGGGGCGATTACCAGCCAGGTCATGGGGCAGACGGATAAAGCGCTGCTGAATGCCGATGAGCATGCCGAGTTGGCGCAAGTCTGA
- a CDS encoding DUF3482 domain-containing protein, translating into MTKPLKLAVVGHTNVGKTSLLRTLTRDVGFGEVSHRPSTTRHVEGARLSVDGEALLELYDTPGLEDAIALLDYLERLDRPGERLDGPARLARFLEGSEARQRFEQEAKVLRQLLASDAGLYVIDAREPVLAKYRDELQVLASCGKPLLPVLNFVSSNDHREPDWREALARLGLHALVRFDSVAPPEDGERRLYESLALLLENARPQLERLILDQEAQRQARQQSAARLIAELLLDCAACRRSVVTEDEQHAIGDLRKAVRQREQKCVEALLKLFGFRPQDAAASDLPLLDGRWGDDLFNPETLKQLGVRVGGGIAAGAAAGAGVDLLVGGLTLGAAAIAGAIAGGALQTARSYGSRLLGKIKGQRELTVDDSVLRLLALRQRQLLKALNLRGHAALHSIKVDTPQDKTWREGKLPDALHKARAHPQWSSLNSHARLSQGERQEQVEALARQLDDS; encoded by the coding sequence ATGACTAAACCGCTGAAACTCGCCGTGGTCGGCCACACCAACGTCGGCAAAACCTCGCTGCTGCGCACGCTGACCCGTGACGTGGGCTTCGGCGAAGTCTCCCATCGCCCCAGCACCACACGGCATGTGGAAGGCGCGCGGTTGTCGGTGGACGGCGAAGCGTTGCTGGAGCTGTACGACACGCCCGGCCTGGAGGATGCCATCGCCCTGCTCGACTACCTTGAGCGTCTGGATCGCCCCGGCGAACGCCTCGACGGCCCGGCTCGCCTGGCACGCTTCCTCGAAGGCAGCGAAGCCCGCCAGCGTTTCGAGCAGGAAGCCAAGGTGCTGCGTCAATTGCTGGCCTCCGACGCCGGCCTGTATGTGATCGACGCCCGCGAGCCGGTGCTGGCCAAGTACCGCGACGAACTGCAAGTCCTCGCCAGTTGCGGCAAGCCGCTGTTGCCGGTACTCAACTTCGTCAGCAGCAACGACCACCGCGAGCCGGACTGGCGCGAAGCCCTCGCCCGCCTCGGCCTGCATGCGCTGGTGCGTTTCGACAGCGTCGCCCCACCGGAAGACGGCGAACGGCGCCTGTATGAAAGCCTCGCCCTGCTGCTGGAAAACGCGCGGCCACAGCTAGAGCGGCTGATCCTCGATCAGGAAGCCCAGCGCCAGGCCCGCCAGCAAAGCGCCGCGCGGTTGATTGCCGAACTGCTGCTCGACTGCGCCGCCTGTCGCCGCAGCGTCGTCACCGAAGACGAGCAACACGCCATCGGTGACCTGCGCAAAGCCGTGCGCCAGCGTGAACAAAAATGCGTGGAAGCCTTGCTCAAGCTGTTCGGCTTCCGCCCACAGGACGCCGCCGCCAGTGATTTACCTTTGCTTGACGGCCGTTGGGGCGACGACCTGTTCAACCCTGAAACCCTCAAACAACTTGGCGTGCGCGTCGGTGGCGGGATCGCCGCAGGTGCAGCGGCCGGCGCGGGCGTGGATTTATTGGTCGGCGGCCTGACCCTCGGCGCCGCCGCCATTGCCGGTGCAATCGCCGGCGGCGCACTGCAAACCGCCCGCAGTTACGGCAGCCGCCTGCTGGGCAAGATCAAGGGCCAGCGCGAACTGACCGTCGACGACAGCGTGTTGCGCCTGCTCGCCCTGCGCCAGCGCCAGCTGCTCAAGGCCCTGAATTTGCGTGGCCACGCGGCGCTGCACAGCATCAAGGTCGACACGCCCCAGGACAAAACCTGGCGCGAAGGCAAGTTGCCCGACGCGCTGCACAAAGCCCGCGCCCATCCGCAATGGTCGTCCCTCAACTCTCACGCTCGGTTGAGCCAGGGCGAGCGCCAGGAGCAGGTCGAGGCATTGGCACGTCAACTTGATGATTCATGA
- a CDS encoding putative 2-aminoethylphosphonate ABC transporter permease subunit — protein MATVMTQPRQVSRAETGDRIFVVGGKLLWLLLLGVAVLMPLLAIFWRGFSSEAGQGGGLVAARELVTSANFHWLLGNSLKVSLSVAAIVVPLAYLFAYALQRTLIPGKAIWRGLSLLPLMAPSMLPGIALVYLFGNQGLLRGLLSDNIYGFWGIVLGEVIYTFPHALMILLSALSLADARLFDAASSMGASPARAFRSITWPATRQAVFAAFCLVFTLTITDFGVPVVVGGDYQVLALEAYKAVVGQQQFGRGALIGMVLLLPALFSFAVDAWLRRRHGDSMSGRAQVFQPAPSRLRDGFYLAIVLLICAALLLVFGMAVYSSLVKFWPYNLSLSLSHYQFEDTAGGGWLAYRNSLTMALCTALVGSLLIFTGAYLMEKTSGQKGLNLALRMLSFVPMAVPGLVLGLGYVFFFNLNGNPLHVFYGTMTLLVVCTIAHYLTTAQMTATTALRQLDAEFEAAALSLKAPLYRHYLRVTVPICLPALLDIVRYLFVSAMTTVSAAIFLYSPDTILAAVAVLNMDDAGNVGGAAAMSTLILFTSAGVSLLLAWASRGALRRSQAWRQTAPGQ, from the coding sequence ATGGCCACTGTCATGACGCAGCCACGACAGGTGTCCCGTGCAGAAACCGGTGACCGTATTTTCGTAGTCGGCGGCAAACTGCTGTGGCTGTTGTTGCTGGGCGTCGCCGTGTTGATGCCGCTGCTGGCGATCTTCTGGCGCGGCTTCAGCAGCGAAGCCGGGCAGGGCGGTGGGCTGGTCGCCGCGCGGGAATTGGTGACCAGCGCCAACTTCCACTGGTTGCTGGGCAATAGCCTGAAAGTTTCCCTCAGCGTGGCGGCCATTGTCGTACCGCTGGCCTACCTGTTTGCCTACGCCTTGCAACGCACGTTGATTCCCGGCAAAGCGATCTGGCGTGGTCTTTCGCTGCTGCCCTTGATGGCGCCGTCGATGCTGCCGGGGATTGCGCTGGTCTACCTGTTCGGCAACCAGGGCCTGTTGCGCGGCTTGCTCTCGGACAATATCTACGGCTTCTGGGGCATTGTGCTGGGTGAGGTGATCTACACCTTCCCACATGCCTTGATGATTTTGCTGTCGGCGCTGTCCCTGGCGGATGCGCGTCTGTTTGATGCGGCCTCGAGCATGGGCGCCAGCCCGGCGCGGGCGTTTCGCAGCATCACTTGGCCAGCCACCCGTCAGGCGGTGTTTGCGGCGTTCTGCCTGGTGTTCACCCTGACCATCACCGACTTCGGCGTGCCCGTGGTCGTCGGCGGCGATTATCAGGTGCTGGCGCTGGAAGCCTACAAGGCAGTGGTCGGTCAGCAACAGTTCGGTCGCGGCGCGCTGATCGGCATGGTGTTGCTGCTACCGGCACTGTTCAGCTTTGCGGTGGACGCCTGGCTGCGTCGTCGTCATGGCGACTCCATGAGTGGCCGTGCCCAAGTGTTCCAGCCCGCACCGTCGCGGCTGCGAGACGGTTTCTACCTGGCGATCGTGCTGCTGATCTGCGCCGCGTTGCTGCTGGTGTTCGGCATGGCGGTGTATTCGTCGCTGGTCAAATTCTGGCCGTACAACCTCTCGTTGTCCTTGAGCCACTATCAGTTCGAAGACACCGCGGGCGGCGGTTGGCTGGCCTACCGCAACAGCCTGACCATGGCGCTGTGCACGGCGCTGGTCGGCAGCTTGCTGATCTTCACCGGCGCGTACCTGATGGAAAAAACCAGCGGCCAGAAAGGCCTCAACCTGGCGCTGCGCATGCTCAGCTTTGTGCCGATGGCCGTTCCCGGCCTGGTGCTGGGCCTGGGTTACGTGTTCTTTTTCAACCTCAACGGCAACCCGCTGCATGTGTTTTACGGGACCATGACCTTGTTGGTGGTGTGCACCATTGCGCATTACCTGACCACCGCACAGATGACCGCCACCACCGCGTTGCGCCAACTGGACGCCGAATTCGAAGCCGCCGCGCTGTCCCTCAAGGCGCCGCTGTACCGCCATTACCTGCGCGTGACCGTGCCGATCTGCCTGCCGGCGTTGCTGGACATCGTGCGCTACCTGTTTGTGTCGGCGATGACCACCGTGTCCGCCGCGATCTTCCTCTACAGCCCCGACACCATCCTCGCCGCCGTCGCCGTGTTGAACATGGACGACGCCGGAAACGTGGGCGGCGCGGCGGCCATGTCCACCCTGATTCTGTTCACCTCGGCCGGCGTTTCGCTGCTGCTGGCGTGGGCCTCACGTGGCGCGTTGCGCCGCTCCCAAGCCTGGCGCCAGACCGCGCCCGGCCAATAA